In one Thermaerobacter sp. PB12/4term genomic region, the following are encoded:
- a CDS encoding NAD(P)/FAD-dependent oxidoreductase yields MADSKRYVIVGNGVAGTTAAETIKKLEPQSQVTLLAAEPYPLYNRVSLPHYLKGTVSEDKVFMRSVEQHAEKGIDLRLETRVVSVHPDERVVVTEAGETFPYDRLLIATGGRPRPLPAPGAETPGVYYFQTLDDTRQIVERFATARRAVVVGGSFIAYELAEGFRRRGLEVVWLIRGPRWLRRILDEDGGRLVDLLARDHGIEILYGEEVAQVHAAGGTVKAVTTTGGQTIEADMVGCGLGLDFYTELLEGSGVEVQGGVVTNERLETSVPGIYAAGDVARFFDVFIGRHNQMGTWNNAMTHGRVVGANMVGANRPYREVPVYSSGLFDSKITAIGATPENHPEVEAVSHVDWENRQYQRLFFLDGRLVGAVLIGDLRARKKIVDMITQRETVDDPNRLILSLT; encoded by the coding sequence ATGGCCGACTCGAAGCGATATGTCATCGTAGGCAACGGTGTCGCCGGCACCACGGCGGCCGAGACCATCAAGAAGCTTGAGCCCCAGAGCCAGGTCACCCTGCTGGCGGCCGAGCCCTACCCGCTCTACAACCGGGTCTCCCTGCCCCACTATCTCAAGGGCACGGTGTCCGAAGACAAGGTCTTCATGCGGTCGGTGGAGCAGCACGCCGAAAAGGGCATCGACCTGCGCCTGGAGACGCGGGTGGTTTCGGTCCACCCGGACGAGAGGGTCGTGGTGACCGAGGCGGGCGAGACCTTTCCCTATGACCGGCTGCTGATCGCCACCGGGGGCCGGCCGCGGCCCCTGCCCGCGCCGGGCGCCGAAACTCCCGGCGTCTACTATTTTCAGACCCTGGACGACACCCGCCAGATCGTCGAGCGCTTTGCCACCGCCCGGCGGGCCGTGGTGGTGGGGGGAAGCTTCATCGCCTACGAGCTGGCCGAAGGGTTCCGCCGCCGCGGCCTCGAGGTGGTGTGGCTGATCCGCGGCCCCCGCTGGCTGCGCCGCATCCTGGACGAGGACGGCGGCCGGCTGGTGGACCTCCTGGCCCGGGACCACGGAATCGAGATCCTCTACGGCGAAGAGGTGGCCCAGGTCCACGCCGCCGGCGGCACCGTCAAGGCCGTGACCACCACCGGCGGGCAGACCATCGAGGCCGACATGGTCGGCTGCGGCCTGGGCCTGGACTTCTACACGGAGCTGCTTGAGGGCAGCGGGGTCGAAGTCCAGGGCGGCGTGGTGACCAACGAGCGGCTGGAGACCAGCGTGCCGGGGATCTACGCCGCCGGGGACGTGGCCCGCTTCTTCGACGTGTTCATCGGGCGGCACAACCAGATGGGCACGTGGAACAACGCCATGACCCATGGCCGTGTGGTGGGCGCCAACATGGTGGGGGCCAACCGGCCCTACCGCGAGGTGCCCGTCTATTCCAGCGGCCTGTTCGACTCGAAGATCACGGCCATCGGCGCCACCCCCGAGAACCACCCCGAGGTGGAGGCCGTCTCCCACGTCGACTGGGAGAACCGCCAGTACCAGCGCCTGTTCTTCCTGGACGGCCGGCTGGTCGGGGCGGTGTTGATCGGCGACCTGCGGGCGCGCAAGAAGATCGTCGACATGATCACCCAGCGGGAGACGGTGGACGATCCCAACCGCCTGATCCTGTCCCTGACCTGA
- a CDS encoding amino acid ABC transporter ATP-binding protein, which produces MVICEDVHKWFGIVHVLKGVSLQVQPGEVVVIMGPSGSGKSTLIRTINALEPIQRGRIVVDGIELGPDLHRIEAVRREVGMVFQQFNLFPHLTALQNVTLGPIWVRKWPRRRAEELARELLARVGLADHAHKYPAQLSGGQQQRVAIARALAMQPRIMLFDEPTSALDPEMIKEVLDVMRELAASGMTMLVVTHEVGFAREVADRIVFMDEGMLLEEAPPDRFFREPAHERARRFLSQILHP; this is translated from the coding sequence ATGGTGATCTGCGAAGACGTCCACAAGTGGTTCGGTATTGTCCACGTGCTCAAAGGGGTGAGCCTTCAGGTCCAGCCCGGCGAGGTGGTGGTGATCATGGGCCCCTCGGGTTCGGGCAAGTCGACCCTGATCCGGACCATCAATGCCCTAGAGCCCATCCAGCGCGGCCGCATCGTCGTGGACGGCATCGAACTGGGGCCCGACCTGCACCGGATCGAGGCGGTGCGCCGGGAGGTGGGCATGGTCTTCCAGCAGTTCAACCTGTTCCCCCACCTGACGGCGTTGCAGAACGTGACCCTGGGCCCCATCTGGGTGCGCAAGTGGCCCCGCCGCCGGGCGGAGGAACTGGCTCGGGAGCTGCTGGCGCGGGTGGGCCTGGCGGACCATGCCCACAAGTACCCCGCCCAGCTGTCGGGCGGCCAGCAGCAGCGGGTGGCCATCGCCCGGGCCCTGGCCATGCAGCCGCGCATCATGCTGTTCGACGAGCCCACCTCCGCCCTGGACCCGGAGATGATCAAAGAAGTCCTGGACGTGATGCGGGAGCTGGCCGCCTCGGGCATGACCATGCTGGTGGTCACCCACGAGGTGGGCTTTGCGCGGGAGGTGGCCGACCGCATCGTGTTCATGGACGAGGGCATGCTCCTCGAGGAAGCGCCGCCCGACCGGTTCTTCCGCGAGCCGGCCCACGAGCGGGCCCGGCGCTTCCTGTCCCAGATCCTGCACCCCTGA
- a CDS encoding amino acid ABC transporter permease translates to MDEPATGPALPEPAPGRPAAGQAGPAGTTVVVPPPRAPWPQRAAAWARQNLLASWYHGLLTLVALAILALAGRAVLSWALVRARWDVVTDNLLLLLVGAYPRDQLWRVVAALVLLAVLAVVSGLAWAGPARWRRAQMPVVAAWVVLVPAAMVLVLSVPRQGGAGTGYGLILTLVLAVAGITLSFPLGVLLALGRVSSLPVVRALSIAYIELVRGTPLMVVLFFSMTALPLFLPPSVRPDLVTRAAAGLVLFTAAYVAEAVRGGLQGVPRGQVEAAQALGLTGTQAVLLIILPQALRAVIPALVGQFISLFKDTSLVAVWGLLEFVGVAQSVLSNPSYLGRHVEMYAFVAAVYWVFCYGMSLASRRLERRLGVGER, encoded by the coding sequence ATGGACGAACCCGCGACGGGTCCTGCCCTGCCCGAACCGGCACCGGGCCGGCCGGCGGCAGGGCAGGCCGGCCCTGCCGGAACCACGGTGGTGGTGCCGCCGCCCCGGGCGCCCTGGCCGCAGCGGGCCGCCGCCTGGGCGCGCCAGAACCTGCTGGCCAGCTGGTATCACGGCCTGCTCACGCTGGTGGCCCTGGCCATCCTGGCCCTGGCCGGCCGGGCGGTCCTGTCCTGGGCCTTGGTCCGGGCCCGGTGGGACGTGGTGACCGACAACCTGCTGCTCCTGCTGGTGGGCGCCTACCCCCGCGACCAGCTGTGGCGGGTGGTGGCCGCCCTGGTGCTGCTGGCGGTGCTGGCGGTGGTCAGCGGCCTGGCGTGGGCCGGGCCGGCCCGCTGGCGGCGCGCCCAGATGCCGGTGGTGGCGGCCTGGGTCGTGCTGGTGCCGGCGGCCATGGTCCTGGTGCTGTCGGTGCCGCGACAAGGCGGCGCGGGCACGGGGTACGGGTTGATCCTGACCCTGGTGCTGGCGGTGGCCGGCATCACCCTGTCCTTTCCGCTGGGGGTGCTGCTGGCCCTGGGCCGCGTCAGCTCCCTGCCCGTGGTCCGGGCGCTGTCCATCGCCTACATCGAGCTGGTGCGCGGCACGCCGCTCATGGTGGTGCTGTTTTTCTCCATGACGGCGCTGCCGCTGTTCCTGCCGCCGTCGGTCCGGCCGGACCTGGTCACCCGGGCGGCGGCCGGGCTCGTGCTGTTCACCGCGGCGTACGTGGCCGAGGCGGTGCGCGGCGGCCTGCAAGGCGTGCCCCGCGGGCAGGTGGAGGCCGCCCAGGCCCTGGGCCTGACGGGAACCCAGGCGGTGCTGCTGATCATCCTGCCCCAGGCCCTGCGGGCGGTGATCCCCGCGCTGGTGGGCCAGTTCATCAGCCTGTTCAAGGACACGTCGCTGGTAGCAGTGTGGGGCCTGCTGGAGTTCGTCGGTGTCGCCCAGAGCGTGCTGTCGAACCCCTCCTACCTGGGCCGGCACGTGGAGATGTACGCCTTCGTGGCCGCGGTGTACTGGGTCTTCTGCTACGGCATGTCGCTGGCCAGCCGGCGGCTGGAGCGGCGTCTGGGCGTGGGGGAGCGCTGA
- a CDS encoding amino acid ABC transporter permease yields MTARPTRRVRSGVGDIRLRRLLLQLAVVLVTVAAGVYLFGNVQRNLQQLGITPGFDFLRHPASFAIGESSIPYQATDPYGRAFLAGLVNTLRVAVLGVVLATAVGVVAGLARLSANGLVRLLASLYVELTRNTPLLLQLFFWYGAIVYTLPPASQALALPGSVFLMNRGLVLPAPRPGPGFPTAVAILGLALVAAVTAYRILLRKRLEEGRETRPGLVALGLLAAGGLAAVILPAGPALVLERPQLARFNFQGGLMLSAEFTALLLALVIYTGAFIAEVVRGGVLAVPRGQWEAARSLGLSPFLVQRLVVFPQALRIIVPPLTSQYLNLIKNSSLAMAVAFPDLLNVSSTIVNQTGRTLEMLLLVGATYLAFSLLTSLLMNLYNRSLRRGVA; encoded by the coding sequence ATGACGGCACGGCCCACCCGACGGGTGCGGTCCGGGGTGGGTGACATCCGCCTGCGGAGGCTGCTCCTTCAGCTGGCCGTGGTGCTGGTTACCGTAGCAGCGGGTGTCTACCTTTTCGGCAACGTCCAGCGCAACCTGCAGCAACTGGGCATCACGCCCGGCTTCGACTTCTTGCGCCATCCCGCCTCCTTTGCCATCGGGGAAAGCTCGATCCCCTACCAGGCGACGGACCCCTACGGCCGCGCTTTCCTGGCCGGCCTGGTCAACACCCTGCGGGTGGCCGTGCTGGGGGTCGTCCTGGCGACGGCGGTGGGGGTGGTGGCGGGGCTGGCTCGCCTGTCCGCCAACGGGCTGGTGCGGCTCCTGGCCTCCCTGTACGTGGAGTTGACCCGCAACACGCCCCTGCTGCTGCAGCTCTTCTTCTGGTACGGCGCCATCGTCTACACCCTCCCGCCGGCCAGCCAGGCCCTGGCCCTTCCGGGGTCCGTGTTCCTGATGAACCGGGGACTGGTGCTGCCGGCCCCGCGGCCCGGTCCGGGCTTCCCTACGGCGGTGGCCATCCTGGGGCTGGCCCTGGTGGCAGCGGTGACGGCGTACCGGATCCTCCTGCGCAAGCGGCTGGAGGAAGGCCGGGAAACCAGGCCGGGCCTGGTTGCCCTGGGCCTGCTGGCGGCGGGCGGTCTGGCAGCCGTGATCCTCCCCGCGGGCCCGGCCCTGGTGCTGGAGCGGCCCCAGCTGGCCCGGTTCAACTTCCAGGGCGGCCTCATGCTGTCCGCGGAGTTTACCGCCCTACTGCTGGCGCTGGTGATCTACACCGGAGCCTTCATCGCCGAGGTGGTGCGGGGCGGCGTCCTGGCCGTTCCCCGGGGCCAGTGGGAGGCGGCCCGGTCGCTGGGGCTCTCGCCTTTTTTGGTGCAGCGCCTGGTGGTGTTCCCCCAGGCCCTCCGGATCATCGTGCCGCCCCTGACCAGCCAGTACCTCAACCTGATCAAGAACTCCAGTCTGGCCATGGCGGTGGCGTTCCCCGACCTGCTGAACGTGAGCAGCACCATCGTCAACCAGACGGGCCGGACCCTGGAGATGCTGCTGCTGGTCGGCGCCACCTACCTGGCCTTCAGCCTGCTGACGTCCCTGCTGATGAACCTGTACAACCGGTCGCTGCGGCGGGGGGTGGCGTAG
- a CDS encoding amino acid ABC transporter substrate-binding protein, producing MVFLSLRRIRLATAALVAAVALVAAACSSGGSQPAGSSGGGSGGSGGTGDQAGQSRLQVVLSRGKLICGVNGQLPGFSYLDPSGQMTGFDADFCRAIAAALFDDPNAVEFRPLSAQERFTAVQSGEVDVLIRNTTWTLGRDTVNGMEFLPTTFYDGGGVMVRKDRNVKSLADLDGATICVLSGTTNEMVLTDRMRALGASFTPKTFEDADQLYATYESGGCDAVTSDKSQLAGRRAVLSDPDNHVILDEMLSKEPLGPAVKNNDSTWFDVVKWIVFATIQAEEFGINSQNVDQFKNSDNPDIRRFLGVEGELGKGLGISNDFAYRVIKHVGNYGEIYERNLGPDTPFKLERGLNELWTNGGLLYSPPFR from the coding sequence GTGGTCTTTTTGTCGTTACGGCGCATTCGGCTGGCCACCGCCGCACTGGTGGCGGCGGTCGCCCTGGTGGCGGCGGCCTGCTCCAGCGGCGGCTCGCAGCCGGCCGGTTCGTCCGGCGGCGGAAGCGGCGGCAGCGGGGGAACGGGGGACCAGGCGGGGCAGAGCCGGCTACAGGTGGTGCTCAGCCGGGGCAAGCTGATCTGCGGGGTCAACGGCCAGCTGCCGGGGTTTAGCTACCTCGATCCCAGCGGCCAGATGACGGGCTTCGATGCGGACTTCTGCCGCGCCATCGCCGCGGCCCTGTTTGATGATCCCAACGCCGTGGAGTTCCGGCCCCTCAGCGCCCAGGAGCGGTTCACCGCCGTCCAGTCCGGCGAGGTGGACGTCCTGATCCGCAACACCACCTGGACCCTGGGGCGGGACACCGTCAACGGCATGGAGTTCCTGCCCACCACCTTCTACGACGGCGGGGGCGTGATGGTCCGCAAGGACCGCAACGTCAAGAGCCTGGCGGACCTGGACGGCGCCACCATCTGCGTGCTGAGCGGCACGACCAACGAGATGGTGCTGACCGACCGGATGCGCGCCCTGGGCGCCAGCTTCACGCCCAAGACCTTCGAAGATGCGGACCAGCTCTATGCTACCTATGAATCGGGCGGCTGCGATGCGGTGACCAGCGACAAGTCGCAGCTGGCCGGGCGGCGGGCGGTCCTCTCGGATCCTGACAACCACGTGATCCTGGACGAGATGCTGTCCAAGGAGCCGCTGGGACCGGCCGTCAAGAACAACGACTCGACCTGGTTCGACGTGGTGAAGTGGATCGTCTTCGCTACCATCCAGGCCGAGGAGTTCGGCATCAACTCGCAGAACGTGGACCAGTTCAAGAACAGCGACAACCCGGACATTCGGCGCTTCCTGGGTGTCGAGGGCGAGCTGGGCAAGGGCCTGGGCATCAGCAACGACTTCGCCTACCGGGTGATCAAGCACGTGGGCAACTACGGCGAGATCTACGAGCGCAACCTGGGACCCGACACGCCCTTCAAGCTGGAGCGGGGCCTCAACGAGCTCTGGACCAACGGTGGTCTCCTCTACTCGCCGCCCTTCCGCTGA
- the proC gene encoding pyrroline-5-carboxylate reductase: MTGLDIPVALIGAGKMAECLIAGWVDAGFDPKALAVTNRRNDQRLAELAARYGVRAERDKGAVLAGAQVVLMAVKPADMAVALEQVAPYLDPEAVVVSVAAGIRLEDMARRLPGRRHLVRAMPNTASRLRQSVTALCAAPACSEEAFAKARRLFDLVGATVEVDEPAFDAVTALSGSGPAYVYLLVEAMLAAAHDLGLPAEVARQLAVWTVVGAGSMLRDTGLPPEELRRQVTSPNGTTAAALAVLEEMAVPDAVRRAVHRAAARSAELAALIAAAGPAATVDAAASFAGAAAGHPGHPGDPGHAGHAGTGGATRDR; the protein is encoded by the coding sequence ATGACCGGCCTTGACATCCCGGTGGCCCTCATCGGTGCCGGCAAGATGGCCGAATGCCTGATCGCCGGCTGGGTCGATGCCGGGTTCGACCCCAAGGCCCTGGCCGTGACCAACCGGCGAAACGACCAGCGGCTGGCCGAACTGGCGGCCCGGTACGGCGTCCGGGCGGAACGCGACAAGGGTGCCGTGCTGGCCGGCGCCCAGGTGGTGCTGATGGCGGTCAAGCCCGCCGACATGGCGGTGGCGCTGGAGCAGGTGGCGCCCTACCTGGATCCCGAGGCGGTGGTGGTGTCGGTGGCGGCGGGCATCCGGCTGGAGGACATGGCCCGCCGCTTGCCGGGTCGCCGGCACCTGGTGCGGGCGATGCCCAACACGGCCAGCCGCTTGCGCCAGTCGGTCACGGCCCTCTGCGCCGCGCCCGCGTGCAGCGAGGAAGCCTTTGCCAAGGCCCGGCGGCTCTTCGACCTGGTGGGGGCCACCGTCGAGGTGGACGAACCGGCCTTCGATGCCGTCACGGCCCTGAGCGGCAGCGGCCCCGCCTACGTCTACCTGCTGGTGGAGGCCATGCTGGCGGCCGCCCATGACCTGGGCCTCCCCGCCGAGGTGGCGCGCCAGCTGGCGGTCTGGACGGTGGTAGGGGCGGGCAGCATGCTGCGGGATACCGGCCTGCCGCCCGAGGAACTGCGCCGCCAGGTGACCTCCCCCAACGGCACCACCGCCGCCGCCCTGGCGGTGCTGGAAGAGATGGCGGTGCCCGACGCCGTGCGGCGGGCCGTCCACCGGGCCGCTGCCCGCTCGGCCGAACTGGCTGCCCTGATCGCGGCGGCCGGCCCGGCCGCGACGGTCGATGCCGCGGCATCCTTCGCCGGTGCTGCCGCCGGCCACCCCGGCCACCCGGGGGACCCCGGCCACGCCGGCCACGCCGGAACAGGCGGCGCCACCCGGGACCGTTGA